The following are encoded together in the Capsulimonas corticalis genome:
- the dapB gene encoding 4-hydroxy-tetrahydrodipicolinate reductase, producing MAITVVVSGAKGRMGTETVGAVMADDQLQLVGEVDHGDDLAATLGSLKPVAMVDFSVPSAVLGNIETALANGVVPIVGTTGLAPADVEYVRGLCRTHNLGALIAPNFAIGALLMMRFAQEAAKYMPDAEIIEMHHEKKLDAPSGTAAKTAEMIAIGRANTPPTALPDDAFEKIPGSRGGKGVGDVPVHSVRLPGFVASQMVIFGGPGQTLTIRHDSLDRKSFMPGVTLALRHAPALAANGGELIYGLEHLL from the coding sequence ATGGCGATTACGGTAGTCGTCTCTGGCGCGAAGGGCCGGATGGGCACGGAAACGGTCGGCGCGGTCATGGCGGACGACCAGCTGCAATTGGTGGGGGAAGTGGACCACGGCGACGATCTCGCCGCCACGCTCGGCTCGCTGAAGCCCGTCGCCATGGTGGACTTCTCCGTCCCCAGCGCGGTGCTCGGCAACATTGAAACGGCGCTGGCGAACGGTGTCGTCCCGATTGTCGGAACCACCGGGCTGGCGCCCGCCGACGTCGAGTACGTGCGCGGTCTTTGCCGCACGCACAACCTCGGCGCCCTCATCGCGCCCAACTTCGCCATCGGCGCTCTGCTGATGATGCGCTTCGCCCAGGAAGCCGCGAAGTACATGCCCGACGCCGAGATCATCGAGATGCATCACGAAAAGAAGCTGGACGCTCCTTCCGGCACGGCCGCGAAGACCGCCGAGATGATCGCCATCGGGCGCGCGAATACGCCGCCGACAGCGCTCCCGGACGACGCCTTCGAGAAGATCCCCGGGTCGCGCGGAGGCAAAGGGGTAGGGGATGTCCCCGTACACAGCGTCCGCCTTCCCGGCTTCGTCGCCTCCCAAATGGTCATCTTCGGCGGCCCCGGCCAGACACTCACGATCCGTCACGATTCGCTGGATCGTAAGTCGTTCATGCCCGGCGTCACCCTTGCCCTGCGCCACGCGCCAGCGCTGGCGGCGAACGGCGGCGAACTCATCTACGGCTTGGAGCACCTGCTGTAG